Below is a window of Nicotiana tabacum cultivar K326 chromosome 19, ASM71507v2, whole genome shotgun sequence DNA.
gaacatAGACTCATAGTATTTTCGCTCTAATTTAACTTCTGGATTTGATAGTAGGCTTATAGGTATTCTTTCTGCTCCCTTCATAATGGTTTTATCTAATATATATATCAATGTCATAGGAGTAACTTTGGTAACTGATGTATAGACTTAATCTAGGGAGGAATGCCAGGTTCTGCTCGTTTAAGAGACTGTGAAGTTCTCAAGAAGATCACAAGCAGGCAAGCTGAGGAGAAGCGACTTTATGGTGCCATTTGTGCTGCTCCAGCTGTCACTCTTTTGCCTTGGGGTCTTCTCAAGAGGAAACAGGTGCGCCATTGATTATGTTTATTGAGTTTGCTTTCGCGCAGTGTCTATGTTCCTAGTTCGTCTAACTGACATGCAGTTTCCTTCAAGTCCACTTGTCATCCTGCATTTATGGACAAGATTCCATCCTTCCGGGCGGTGAAAACTAGCACTCAAGTCTCTGGGGAGCTAACAACAAGCCGCGGGCCTGGTACTTCATTTGAGTTTGCCGTATGTTTAGTGGATCAGCTGTTTGGTGAGTCTGTTGCCAAAGAAATTGGAGAACTATTGGTGAGTGGATGACATTACTAATATTCTTAAAGTCTCTACTTAACTTCTAGCTCTACACTTCCTCTCCACACAAATTTGGCATTTAAACTCAACGCTGAGCTGACTGGTAAAAGTGGATCATTCATGGGTTGTTATTTAGTAATATTCCTCTTTCTATCCAGTTCGTATTGGGTTGAAATACTGAAAACATATATTCTATGATGAATATTGCTAGTTAGGTTCCGAGGACATGTTTAACTAAGAGATGCAACTTATGTATCCCCATTGCTTCCAGCATTGACTTGAGAGGTGGAAAATGGAGTTTATTTCTATTTCCAGGATCAAATATGAAAAGGGTGTTAAGAGAAAGTTGTTCCTTCTGACTCAGTTTACAAGTTCAAGTCAACACGCTACAGCTAAACTACAGATGGATTATGCATGCACATCTTGCAGTTATGAAACACCTTTAGTGAACActtcatttttattttcctttgattTGTTTGTATCTGACTTGCATTGTTTATCTGATTAGTTTGCTTGTTATCCTTAGATTGTGCTCATAGAACTTCCGTACATTTGTGCAGTTAATGAATCCCGCAGACGACGACCCAAAGAGACAAGAATTTAATGAAGTTGGATGGTCTCTAGATCACATCCCGCAAGTAAGCTTTGCTTTGTATAGCTCGATTTTGAACTGCAATTACTGAGTTAAATTCAATAACAATGTAATCACCTTCCTATGAGTTCTTTATCTTGTGGAATAATGTCAAGGGCACTGTTTAAGGGTCTTATCTATGAATGAGCATTTTCCTTATTCGGTGCTTATCCATTCATCGTATCTGCCTTGAATTTGAGGTGGAGCTTTGTGCTTGAATAGTTAACTGAGCTATATCACTATTAAGGTTAAAGATTTAAAATGCCATTTGAGTTACACTATTCTTCACAGCTTACTTCTCTTTctcacaatttttttttcttttgactttGCAAAAGGGTTTGTTGAAAATGTTCTCAACCGTAGGAAATATACTCTTTCACATGGAATTTGTGCTTGAGATATATATAAAAGTAACTCCATTATTTAGGAACAATTACAGGCAGATGCCTGTCTGACTAGTTGAGAAATTTTCACTTGTGTTCCTAGGATTAATAATGCTGTTGCGTAAAAAACAATAAAggctttgccttttcttgatttTTACATCTAGCAGGTTTTTCACTTTTCTGTTTAATAAGAATTTCTTTCCTGAAACATGTCGAAATTCTCTGTCGTCACAATGTTGTAGGTTCTCATTCCAGTAGCTAACGGGTCTGAAGAAATTGAAGTTGTGACATTGATAGACATTCTAAGACGAGCAAAGGTGAATGTTGTGGTGGCTTCAGTGGAAAAATCAGCACAGGTCTTGGCATCAAGTGGAACAAAAATTGTTGCAGACAAGTTGATTGATGCTACTGCTGACTCCATATATGACTTGATTATCCTCCCGGTGAGGCTAAATCTTCTCATTTAACTTTAACCAGCATTTCCACCAGTTCTCCGAAAGTTTTAGGCGCACAAAGGAAAGCCTCTATACTGATGAAAATGTACCTATTAGCAACTCGTAAATGAGAATGATTTTTGTAGGTCCTATCACTTGCTTTTGTAATTAGTTGGTTCTAATTCTTTAGGGAGGAACTACTGGGGCTGAACGGTTGCACAAGTCAAAAGTTCTGAAGAAGTTGCTTAAGGAACAAGAATCAGCCGGAAGAATATTTGGTGCAATCTGCTCTTCACCTGCAGTCTTGCAGAGACAGGGGTTAATAAAGGTATGCTGTTAGCCATTCAAATGTCTTATTTTGGGAGAAGAAGTTTAATTTAAACTTCCTTCCTTAAGCAGGACAAGAAAGCCACTGCACATCCTACCGTCATAAACAAGCTCAAAGATGGGGTGAATGATACTCAAGTAGTTATTGATGGTAAACTCATCACAAGCCAGGGACTTGCTACAGCAACACAGTTTGCATTGGCTATTGTGAGCAAGCTTTTCGGGCATGCAAGGGCAAGGAGTGTAGCGGAAGGCCTTGTCTATCAGTACCCTAGGAGCTAGAAATATCAGTCCTGCAAACTTCAGAGTGCCCAAGTATGTTAAAGGGGCAGCTTAAATTGACGGACTACATACTTCACTGGCCATTACTAGAAAACACAAGTTTTGGTCCCTGATGACTTGGTAGCAGACATTACAAGCCTAAGGGTGAGGTTTTCCCAAGTCTGTCAAAGGTAATCGATTTATTGCAATGCAGTAGCCAAGTCAGCGCTTATCTGCAATCATGACAAACTGGGTGTATATCTCAGAGCAAGATGGTTTATACATGCACTTTTATCCTTTTCCCTTTCTTAAGAAGATATAGTCCTAAACTTACAGTACAGAGGTCCACCAGATCTTACCTTGGATTAGGGCATCTACTATCATTCTGCCAGGCATGCATTGGAAAGAGTGAAGATCAAAGCAATGACAACAGTGACAAATTGCCCTCGGCTTATCTTAGTCTCATCTCACAAGTTTCTTTTCTTCACATAGGATTGGCCTCCAGAATCATGTTTATTGGCATTTAGAGCAtaaatagagaaagaaagagtgctGTTCATATGTTGTACCTGATCTTGGTTTATACCGGACAATAGATTCTATTATGGATTTGGAATTATATTCTGTGTGTATTCTCAGAATCCAGGAGACTGCAAGAGTACCGTTCATTTTTGCTAATGAGCGTTTTGGGAACAAGACAAGAGTTGATTGAATATATATAGGCTATTCTTTTGGTTTTGTCACACACATAAGTTTACATGAGGGCAACACCAGAACTTTGCGCCTCGGTTGTATCCCTTTACCAGTTCTGGATGTGCAAGACTTGAAAGAGTAAGAAAGCAGAAATAATCTGTTCATAAATTGCTTGTTAATTTTACAGAAAAACCTATGTCTAAATATGTTTATCTCTTACCTGGTTTTTGTGATAAATCTATCACCTAGCTATTGaactgatgcatcctacttgcctGTATAACTAATGTGTGAGAGAAATAAAAAGTACACAAAAGAAGAAACTTCATACAAGCAGATTGTTTACATAATGTACATACACGGGCACGATCTCACTCCCCATACATAAAGTTACCAAACACGTGAAGAAGATAGATCTGAATCAGATCATAACTCACAACTCCATCCACCTATTTAACTAGTTCCTAAGCTTGAACTCTAAGAATTTTTGCTTTTAACTTCTCATTCTTCTACCAAGGTCCTGTCAGTGTCCTTCTCAAGCATCTTAATTTATATCCGCATGGCATATTCCTTTTTTCCAGTAGCTGCAATTGCACAGAAACGAATGGTTAACAGCCAAATCTAGGGAACTTAGTTTAACTAATAACATGTTCTAATCTCACTTAGTAGAAGCCGAATAAACTTGCAGATTTATAAATATTCACAGGTAATACAGTTTTCACAAGAATGCGCAATTACTCCATGTCTCCATCCACTCAGGCAGTTAATGACTTAAATGTAGCTTGTACTAATACAAAACTTATTCATTTGCTTACAATGTGGCTAACTTATATTGTTTTAACTCACCCTTTTACCAACTAGTATTAGAATAGTCATTGACCAACAGAAAGTTCTGCTATTACTACAAGAATTTCGTACCtgatttttctgcttctccatAATTTCAGCCTGCACGAAAAAATTCAAAAGTGAAAGTTACAATTAGAACACTTATCAGTGACATTGCAATAATTCTGTGATTCCTGACCATTTGAAACATACCTGTTTCTTCTGCAACTCTTCATTAATTTCTTTTAGCTTTGCCACTTCAGCTTCCAACTCTAAAGTATAGGCCTGTCAAATCCCAAATAAAAGTGCGATTAAGTTATCCATTCACAATATAAACATTTACAG
It encodes the following:
- the LOC107776092 gene encoding protein DJ-1 homolog C, with the protein product MKSISPMFSVSTPKSPILIFTPISQRFSSVKFAASPQRKSPSLKSAKALSTTVTVDPITTPTSTSTSTPPKKVLVPIGFGTEEMEAVILADVLRRAGAEVTIASVEQQLEVEASGGTRLVADTFISACSTQIYDLVALPGGMPGSARLRDCEVLKKITSRQAEEKRLYGAICAAPAVTLLPWGLLKRKQSTCHPAFMDKIPSFRAVKTSTQVSGELTTSRGPGTSFEFAVCLVDQLFGESVAKEIGELLLMNPADDDPKRQEFNEVGWSLDHIPQVLIPVANGSEEIEVVTLIDILRRAKVNVVVASVEKSAQVLASSGTKIVADKLIDATADSIYDLIILPGGTTGAERLHKSKVLKKLLKEQESAGRIFGAICSSPAVLQRQGLIKDKKATAHPTVINKLKDGVNDTQVVIDGKLITSQGLATATQFALAIVSKLFGHARARSVAEGLVYQYPRS